The Halostella limicola genome includes the window ACCGGCCCGCCTGCCGCGGCCGCGCTGGCGGGGGAGAGGAGAAACGACAGGGCGAGGAGGGCAACGGCGAGTGTCCTACGTTCCATACGGATCGTCGATCGTTATCGAGTAGCCGTACTTCGGTCTCCACCGTTAATCTTTCCTCTGTGAAAAGACAACTGAACAACACTACGACTCGCCGGGACCGCCCCGACCGCGAAACGGCGGGCCCGTAACCGCGTCGAACTGACGTGGCAGTTCGCGTGGTGGTCGGACGTACCGCGGACCCTGCTCCCCTCATCTCTCCGCGACGGTCAGGAACGGACTTTCCCTTTCTCCACCGTTCGGTAGCGACCCTTTGATCCCGGATCGAAGCCCCGTCAACGCCGGCGGATTAACTGTAGCTGTAATTCGAACCGGCGCCCCGTCGAGAAACCAGAACCGTTGTCGAGGCCGCCATATGGCGCGAAAACGGGGTTTGAAACGTTTGAACGGTCTCCCCCGCCCGCTAGAATTTACTGCAACAGTATGCAACTGACGCTACTGGTTTGTGAGTTTATTACTCCCCCGGAGAATGCACTGGTCGACGACAATGAGCACGATCGAAGCCTCCGCCGACGAACCGACGAGAGAGGAGCCGTCCGACAGCGACGACGCCCCGACCCTCACGGTGGACGACGTCTTCCACCTCCTCCAGGACGGGCGCCGGCGGAACGTCCTCCGGTGCCTGCAGGGAGAGGACGGGGCCGTGCGGGTGGACGATGTCGCGGAGCGGGTGGCCGCGCGGGAATGCGACACGACGGTCCGGGCGTTGCCGCCCGAGGAGCGCGAGCGCGTCTACGTCTCGCTGTATCACTCTCACCTCCCGAAGCTCGACGATGCGGGCGTCGTCGAGTACGACGAGAGTGCCGAGACGGTCGAGCGCACCCCGCTCGCGGACCGCCTCGACCACTATCTCCCGTCTGTCGAATCCGGCGACGAAGCGGACGACGCCGCGCGCGGCTGGGACGGCCGCTACCTCGGCGTGTCGGGGTTCTGCGCCGCCCTCCTCGTCGGGGTGGCCTTCGATATTGCACCGTTAGCGAACGTCTCCGGCGTCGCGCTCTCGGCGGTCGTCCTGGTGCTGTTCACGGCGGTGACGGCGACGAAAATCGCGACGACGTGACGGGGGCGACCGGGGCCGCTACCCGAGGAGGTAGCGGAGCTTCGGCCGCTGCTTCACGAACTCGGTCTCCTCGAGGTAGGCGTCCACGCCGAGGAGCCGGCCCGCGGCGAACACGCCGACGACCACGAACAGCAGGAGGCCGAGCAGGTCGCCGTTCACGTAGCCGTGGGCCCAGTCGGCGTTCCCGAGGTAGAACAGGGTCATGAGGACCCCGCCGAAGAACGCCGCCAGCCGGGTGAACGCTCCTAGGATCAGCCCCAGGCCGATGAGGAACTCGCCGACCGGGATCATGACGTTCGTGAGCTCCAGCAGCCACGGCGTCTCGGCCACCAGCGCGAACAGCCCGGCGATCGGGCTGCCGTCGGCGTTCGCCAGGTAGCCCCCGGCGTCGAACGGCTCGCCCGCGACGAAGCCGAACTTCCCCCAGCCGGCGTGGAGGAACCAGTACCCCACGACGAGCCGGACCAGCACGGTCACGTAGCCGGCGACCGACCCGGCGTACTCGAACTCTTCCTCTCGACCCATCCACTCGACGGTGGCTTCGTTAGTCGCCATTATTGGTCACCTTACGGTTGAGAGTTGGCGACGAACGGACTTCAACCGGTGAGACGATTCCCAGACGGTGAGAACATGTTCCCCCGCGGTCTCAAGCGGGGGACGGTCGCGGGGTCAGTCGTCCCCGGCCGTTCCGCGGTCGGCGCCCGCCCCGTCGAACGGCTTGGCGGGCACGTCCTTCCGACTCGCGTCGAGTTCGGAGAGCCCGTAGACGAGACCGATCAGCACGACCGCGCATACGGGCAGGAAGACGGCCGGCCCGAGGCCGGTGACGCCGTAGATGAGGTACGCGAGCGTCGCGACGGAGATGACGGTGACGGCGTAGTACATCTGCGTGCGGACGTGGTCGATGTGGTCCGACCCGGCGAACGTCGACGAGAGGATGGTCGTGTCGGAGATCGGCGAGCAGTGGTCGCCGAAGATCGACCCGCTGAACACCGCGCCGACGGCGACGGCGACCATCTCGGGGTTCTGGTTGCCGATCGACCACGCCAGCGGCACGGCGACGGGCGTGACGAGCGCCATGGTCCCCCACGAGGTCCCGATCGAGAACGAGATGAACGCCGCGGCAAACAGGATGACGATGGGGAGGAGCGTCGGCGTGACGATCCCCTCGGCGATGCCGGTGACGTAGTCGCCCGTGCCGAGGGCGGAGGCGACCGACCCGATCGACCACGCCAGCACGAGGATGCTGACCGCGTGCAGCATGATGCCGAAGCCGTCGAGCACGGTCTCCATCCCCTCCTCTAGGTCGATGTGGTCGTCGATCAGGCCGAGCGTGAGCGCGGTCGCCACCATGCCGAACGACCCCCAGACGAGCGCGCCGGTGAAGTCGGCGTTCTCAGCGATGCCGAGGGCTATCTCGCCGCCGTCCATCGGTGCCTGTCCGAGAAGCGCCTCGCCGAAGGTGAACGTTCCCTCGACGGCGTCGGACCCCATGAATCCGGTCCATCCGGTGTAAGCCGCGCCGCCGAGCACGACGACGACGAGGACGAGTACCGGGAAGACGAACGTCCGCAGGCGGGGGTCGTCAGTCACGGGGTCGCCCAGGTCCTCCTTCATGCTCTGGAGCGGATTGGCGTCCTCCCGCGTCACGTTGCCCGTCCTGCGGGCGCGGGTCTCCGCGTCCAGCATCTCGCCGAAGTCACGCTGGGTGACGACGACGATGCCGACCATCAACACGGCGAGCAGGCAGTAGACGTTGAACGGGATCGACCAGAGGAACGTGGCCACGGCCGACGGCGTCTCGCCCTGGATGCCCATCTCCTCGTACGCGCTCGCGACGAGGCCGATCTGGAACGCGACCCACGAGGAGATGCCGAACGTCGCGACGGGGGCGGCCGTCGAGTCGAGGATGTACGCCAGCTTCTCCCGGGACATCCGCATGTTGTCGGCCATGTCCTTCATCGCCGACCCGACGATGGCGGTGTTGGCGTAGTCGTCGAAGAACCACACCATCCCGAACAGCCACGTGACGACCCCCACCCGGCGGTGGGAGTCCACTTTCGACCGGGCGAACTGGGCGACGGCGAGCGACCCCCCGAGCCGCCAGAGCAGGGCTATCCCCGCGCCGAGCAGGAAGGTGAAGATGATGATCTTCGCCTGGAACGTGCTCTCCCCGACGGCGCTGACAATCCAGTCGAACGCCTCGACGACGCCGGTGAACGGTACCGCGGCGTACTCGACGACGGTGTCGGCCGCGGCGGCGGCGACGATCGCTCCCCCGACCCACACGCCGAGAAACAGCGACAGCATCGCCCGTCTCGTGGCGATCGCCAACACGATCGCCAGCAACGGCGGTACAAGCGATATCGCTCCGAATTCCGATGCCATATCCGTGCGATTCTCTAGCACAACATATGACGTTTTCGGGAGATACCGCCGTATTGCACGTGTTACCCGCTGGTAATGAAGGTCTAGAGGCGTAAACTGTGAACGGGTGTTCAGTTCCCCAACGACCGACTGATTCGCCGCTTCGGTACGAGGACTACTCGATCCGGCGTTTCGGCGCGACGGCCGTCCTGACGGCGCTACAGCCGCGTGGCGAGCGTCTCTGCGGTCTTCTCGCCGACCCCGTCGACGCTTCGCAGTTCGTCGGGGGTCGCGTCCCGGACGTTCTCGACGCTCCCGAACCGCCGGAGC containing:
- a CDS encoding DUF7344 domain-containing protein produces the protein MSTIEASADEPTREEPSDSDDAPTLTVDDVFHLLQDGRRRNVLRCLQGEDGAVRVDDVAERVAARECDTTVRALPPEERERVYVSLYHSHLPKLDDAGVVEYDESAETVERTPLADRLDHYLPSVESGDEADDAARGWDGRYLGVSGFCAALLVGVAFDIAPLANVSGVALSAVVLVLFTAVTATKIATT
- a CDS encoding DoxX family protein yields the protein MGREEEFEYAGSVAGYVTVLVRLVVGYWFLHAGWGKFGFVAGEPFDAGGYLANADGSPIAGLFALVAETPWLLELTNVMIPVGEFLIGLGLILGAFTRLAAFFGGVLMTLFYLGNADWAHGYVNGDLLGLLLFVVVGVFAAGRLLGVDAYLEETEFVKQRPKLRYLLG
- a CDS encoding Na+/H+ antiporter NhaC family protein, translating into MASEFGAISLVPPLLAIVLAIATRRAMLSLFLGVWVGGAIVAAAAADTVVEYAAVPFTGVVEAFDWIVSAVGESTFQAKIIIFTFLLGAGIALLWRLGGSLAVAQFARSKVDSHRRVGVVTWLFGMVWFFDDYANTAIVGSAMKDMADNMRMSREKLAYILDSTAAPVATFGISSWVAFQIGLVASAYEEMGIQGETPSAVATFLWSIPFNVYCLLAVLMVGIVVVTQRDFGEMLDAETRARRTGNVTREDANPLQSMKEDLGDPVTDDPRLRTFVFPVLVLVVVVLGGAAYTGWTGFMGSDAVEGTFTFGEALLGQAPMDGGEIALGIAENADFTGALVWGSFGMVATALTLGLIDDHIDLEEGMETVLDGFGIMLHAVSILVLAWSIGSVASALGTGDYVTGIAEGIVTPTLLPIVILFAAAFISFSIGTSWGTMALVTPVAVPLAWSIGNQNPEMVAVAVGAVFSGSIFGDHCSPISDTTILSSTFAGSDHIDHVRTQMYYAVTVISVATLAYLIYGVTGLGPAVFLPVCAVVLIGLVYGLSELDASRKDVPAKPFDGAGADRGTAGDD